ATTCAATCATCAAGGACAAATTTGTTATAGATGtgagttttatttaaaaatttattacttaCTAATAGATTATTGTACGTATAAAGTGGAACTCAAAATTCTTAATACTTATTTAAGACGACTGAACTAATCACTTGACTAACTCAAAATAGGTATCATAAACCATTTTTAAATTACGGTTTTGGTATACTCATTGCAGTTCTAAATAATGCAATATAATTGATTGTACTTAACTTACATAAATTCAAGAGACTCAATAATTGTGGTCTAATTAATACGATTGCAACAATATAGCAACTGTAAAAATCGAAACCATGCATCCGACATAAATTAAACCACCTACCTAGCTAAgctgattgctcttgaagtttatCACTatgtatatttaaataaaagcTACGAAATGCATGTATCATTCCCTAGCTCCTAGTTGTATACAAGCTAAGGTTCCCGAATAATCTATATATGATTCACCCTGTGAGTAATCACTATTAATATTGTTGCCTATCAAATCCCATAATGtgtgaattaaaattttgtacTCATTAGAGGATACATACAATTCCACAAAGCCAAAATCCCCGTCAATAATAGATGCATGCATGGCTGGCTACATAGTGCATTATATATACTTATAGGTGGCGTTTAGGCAAGGGGAAAAAACCCTTTATTCTATGACTTGTATTATTCAAGAGTGTGGTCAAATTATCTTGGCCATTCATATGCATATAGCTAGGTATTACCATCTCTTTCAGCTTTTTACAATATGGTCACCCGTTTGTTCTGAATTGTGTTATTTATGCACTTGAAATTGAGATATTTATAaacatcaaaatttaaattaataaaattatcagtatttatattatatacaGAATATGgtgttcatttttttttcttttcatgttTGCTAGCTTAGGTGTGATGCCAACATGTTAtctcaaaaatattatttatacattaaaaccagatataaaaaatagttataatatatttatataaaatttggtaaatttttttttccaattttgcAGCACATTTATGGATATTAAAACTAAAGAAGAGATTTGTTAATGTACATATAACATAGTTGATATATAAAATGTACTAAGAGTAAACATTTAATTAAGAATCTTTCACTAATATAAAACGTCTTTAACTATTAAGTCAAAATCTtccattaaaaattttataattttatttatataaaagtcaaatctatttaaaaatatataagtaCTAACTTACAACAATATTTTAGCATAAAGATTTATACACATAGGCACATCAGCACACGCCCGCACAATAAATTGGTCAAGTAGTGATAAACAAATTCATTATTTTGCTCATTAAAAAGTATAAATAACTAATTCTATGTGTAGccaatttaaataattttttcaaaatttttaaaattttaattttaaaatttaaaaaaattaaaattagattcATAAACACAGGCCATCCAATAAGCCTCAATACTTAACGCGACCTCCCACTCCAATTCCTCTCCCCCATGACATTGCGATCTCCCTCGCAATTCCTCTTGAGTGCCCTCAACTTTTTCTCTCCGTGGTGTCGTGCCCCTCTCCCTCCAACCGTGATTATTTTTGCGCCTCTCCATGCAACACCTCGTTTTGCGATGGTGTGTCCTCCTACTCCGAATCCTCTCACCGCGATGCGCGTGCTTCCTCCTACAATCTCTGGTACCGGAATGTCTCTCCCTGCAATTTGTCACCCTAGGCACGACGCCGCGCATTCTCTCTCTGAAccctcttctttttctcctcttcttcttaaattttgaatgattttttttactcattgtggattttttttcttaaagtttcaaatatgtttttattatatgttttggatgtttttcattttaggtttttgatatttttttaaggGTAAAAACCCATAATAAGCCAACTGGCTCAAAAAAttacgtaaatacgccaaagcaaaaatcgtttcagcaataagccagatcgcatttttatataattcgaaccaggttggttcgaactcTATTTGTTAGTAAATGGAACCAGGTGAGTTCGAATTAGGGTTTTTTATTGGTAATAAAtcgaaccagcctggttcgaattaaGAATGAAGGTAATTTgaaccaaggtggttcgaattatagagagagaagGTTTCCTTGTAATTCGAACcgagctggttcgaattacaccaaTCATAGTTCGAACCAGGCCGGTTCGAATTAGTGTGAGACTGACTGAGCTGTGTATCTATGGACGAGGCAGATCCGAATCGGCCAAAGAGTTGCGGCCTATATCGCCAACCCGGACAcaatttaataagaaaaaataaacacTAAACTGTTTCAAGATTCATTGATCATACAAAATGAATGTCCCaggacacaaataaaaaaaaacataggtAAACAGACTTTAACATAACAAAAAAAGTACAAACCACTATCATACATGATTgaactttaaagaaaaaaatacttaattaaAGAAGCCATATTCATTACTACTCGCAACAATCAAACTAAAAGTCATGTGCACTAATGTAAATaatactgacactaacaacatggGAAATAATCTAAATAACTCTAAGACTAGCAAGATGCGCACTAATGTAGATAATGCTAACACTAACAACATGCATACTAATGGTGTCCTGTCTGAGACGAGCCTCCAACCTGTGGGCAACTACGTCGTGTGTGTCCGGGTTGGCAACATAGGCCGCACCTCTTTGGCCGATTCGGATCCGCCTCGTCCATATTCGTCCGTATCCTAGTGGATCTAGGATGACCCTCTCTGGCACGCCTCTTGTCAGGGTCTGGAATCACCGTGGGCCCGTCGTAAGGTGGCCAGAAGCCCTCCGGGATCGGAGGTGTGAATCCCATCCGATACACATTGAACACCGAGCTAATCTGATAGACGCTGTGAACGTAAGAGGTCCAGGTGACCCGTGAGTATGCACAGCATGCAAGTGCGTGCTGACACGGGAAATGAAGAGCCTGGAAGTACCCGCAGTCACATGTCCGAGAGGCAAGGGATACTCTGTAAGTACCCAAGGAGAAAGAACCAGTCGGAGTGGTCTCTGCGACAGTGAACTCGGAGTTATCCCGGTCATACAGCGTCACCGTGAAGCACCTGGCCGTCTTCATGTTGGCCTCAATACACTTCACCAAATGCTGACTGAATTGTTGTCCTGTTCCCATCTGGGCCTCAGCCTCTCTCCCCTTGCGAACAAACAGTTCCGCAAGCCTACAATATGTTGCCTTCACCAGGGATGCTACAGGGAGATTTCTGACCCCCTTCAGGATAGAGTTCACACACTCGGAGATGTTCGTCGTCATGTGACCGAATCTCCGCCCCTCATCACGATGCTGAGTCCACAACGAGTAATCAATCCGGTCGCCCACTCACACATCGCCGGATCTTCAGATCGCAGGATATCAAACCAGTAATCAAATTCAACCTCGGTCTTCGCATACGCCGCGTTCACTAGTAGCCTCCTAGCGTCTTTGCCCTTGAAGGTTAGGGCAAAATTAGCCGCTACGTGTCGTATGCAGAATGCACGGTACGCAGATGGCGGTAGCCAACCGCCGTCAGGGGCCTCAAGCGCAGCCTTGATGCCGTTGTGCCTGTCCGATATAACCAGCAGACCGGGCTGCGGGGTCACGTGCTGTCGAAGGTGCGAGAGAAAGAATGTCCAGGATTCCGCATTCTCACCCTCTACTAGTGCGAATGCGACAGGTAGAATGTTCGAGTTCCCGTCCTGTGCAATCGCGATGAGCAACGTCCCCCCATACTTCCCATACAGATGTGTGCCGTCAATGCTCACTAGCGGCTTGCAATGACGGAATGCCTCGATGCACGGCGGGAAAGTCCAGAAAAGCCTGTGAAAGTACGCTTGAGACTCGTCCACTTGTCCTCCAACTCGAACCGGGGTCGTCTTAAGGACGACAACACTACCAGGCATCGTCAGCTGCACACCCAACACCCACCTAGGCAGGTCGTTGTAGGACTCATCCCAGTCACCGTATATGATGGCAATAGATTTCTGCTTCGCCATCCAAACCCTCCGGTAAGTCGGCCTAAAACCAAAGTGCGCTGTCGTGGCGTTCAGGAGCACCTTGATGCTGACGGATGCATCGGCCCTAACCATTGGCATAATGAACGCCGAAATCACATGATAATCCAAACTCCTGTGGTCACTCGAGATGGATGTGGCCAGGCAAGTGTGAGGTCCATTGTACCGTTTGACCTCCCAAATGCCCTTGCGCTTCCGGAGACTCAGTCGAATCAACCATGTGCACCCATTCCCAAACTCGGAACACTTGCCCACATACCGGCGGTGATCGGACTCCACCACCTTGTACTGTACCCCTCGCCGGATGCTGTAAGTCTTCACACTTAAATGCGCCTCATCTTTATCCTGGAATTGCTGACCAACCTGGAACTCTGTCAGACCAGTAGTCCCTTCCGCATCTCTAGCTCCGAATCCAACAGCATGCCCTACAACCCCCTCATGTCTCATGGCGTCCAAGTCCAACGAGGAAAAATGTGGTGGATACTGCTGTGTGCCAGAGCTAGAACCACCTACCTCCAATGCAGGCCCAGTCGCTCCAATATCATCAGCGCTATCATCGTCAATCATATCCGGCTCGACGTCATCCTCCTCTTCATCGTCCAAAAAACCGTCTCCTACGCCAACAGGTGCAACTCCCACTAAAGCGTTCGGCAAATTTTCCCTTTCCACAGACTCGTCGCCTTCGATGCCATTGAGGTCAACAGCGAAAGATGGGGAGGCGACATGTTGGACCACTGGTTCGTACACAGGGACGGACGAGGAAGCAACGGCAGGCCGGGAACTAGAACCTGCTGGATTCGCTACAGTGTTCGTATTCCTGTTCGAACCGCCGGAGCTGGATACAACATCAACCAGCCGTGCCAACAACTCCGGTGTCCTCACCTCCGGAAACTGCCGCCGACAAAGAAACATTACTTGCAAGTCCACATCATTATTAATCGTGAAGCAATCATACTTCACCGTATTCTGTAGCACCGTGACTGGAATGCGATAGAAAAACTTCTTTACCCGCTTCGCACCCTCCAGACCGAGCTTCATTAGTACAGCGCTAACAAGGTCATCATAACTCGTCGTAGATGTTATGACAATACATAGAGGATTCTTATCTGTGAACTTTACTCCGGAACGAGTTTTCTATTAACAGATCCTCTGTGGTGCACCAAAACCAcaaaactctcctcactagccatcCTACTCCCTCTAATGAGACTAACTCACGTTTGGAACCATATATATACAGCTCAGTCTCACACTAATTCGAACCGGCCTGGTTCGAACTATGAttggtgtaattcgaaccagcccgGTTCGAATTACAAGGAAACcttctctctctataattcgaaccaccttggttcgaattaccttcattcttaattcgaaccaggctggttcgaTTTATTACCAACAAAAAACCCTAATTCGAACTCACCTGGTTCGATTTACTAACAAATAgagttcgaaccaacctggttcgaattatataaaaatgcgatctggcttattgctgaaacgatttttgctttggcgtatttacgtaattttttgagccagttggcttattatggttttttaccctttttttaatatatagttTTCGAAtgttctttttttaataattttggatatctcattttattaggttttaatttttttaattattttagatatctaaaatttttttggatatttttatattagaaagTGATGTATTCTTTTTTACCATATAATTAAAaggattttgataattttttacaataattttagatgtttatttttgttatattttaattttttttttgtagttttTTTTACTGTGAATGagaatgaaagtaaaattattgtgactcttgagttggaattttcttttcattaatGAACCTTTTTTCATTAACTGGTTGCACCGCCCCTAATTAGATTCCTAACAATTATTTTCTTACATAGTTGTTTCAGGATtgaacataaaaataattaaaaaaatactcatTCTTACAAAATTAGCCACAATTTCTAAAGTTAATTAATGGATTAATAGACAAGTCACAAAAGACAAGGATATATTTATGACCTTGGAGCTAGCTGGCCAAGCTAGAGCATACTCCTTGAGTTTGTTCTTCTTTCTCATtcattcttttaatttattttcgccGCTTCACTTTGAGCTTTTGAGCAAGTTGTCTTATCCCAATAGCATCTTTAACTGAGTGGCGGAAGCTCAACAACGAGTAGTAATTAGATTAGATCATAAGTGATAGCCGTTGGACCACAATATGATGTTCTTTGTTCGTGCAACTTTATTTAGAAGACACTGAGAATCTCTAAAATAATTGCCAGACATGTATAATGCAACTACTAACTTGCAAGCAACCACTGCTTTGACATTTTCTCTACACAAATCCTCATCCTTCATCCTCTAGGGGGTCAACTTGAACTGATATAATTGGAAAGAAGAATAATTGGGAAGCATAACTTTTATCATTTGGGCTCACGTGTTGTGGACAAAAAGACAATAGGCTAAGAGAGACACTGGCCGATGGACCCAACCCAAAAGAAATTAGAATCTGATAGACAATGTGGTTTTCAGTGCCCACAAATGCAAACACACACCATCCCAGCATGTGAATATTGTCTATTTTAGCTTCATTTAATTTCCTAATCCTTCTTCGCATTTTTCAACGGAACCCATAAAAGAGCTACCATGTCCATGTGAGACAGCAATGACAAAACATCCTACCTAAATCTTTATTGGCACACCTGAGGTTTTCCACAAGCACATcagtttttcactttttcttttttctgtttCTCATCATCTTCTTAGCTATATCTAAATCTTATCACCAAGAATCTGATCAATCTATTATGAGAAACTATAGTTTCATAAAATCTCTAAAAACTTTTAGCAAATAAACTTCAATTTTATGTTCTAAATTCGAAACTAATTGTAGTTAATTCAATtggttttctttctttcccaTGATGCTTTGaacctaacaaaaaaaaattatagaattcagtttcttttttttttcggaaaattgataaaaagaaaaacacgCACGCACACTAGttattttcattaaaatttGAATGAGAAATAGTAATGAGTTCCATTTGTCCATTTATTATTCTTATAATCAGTGCTCGCATATGCTATTGAATTGCATGTGAAAAAGACACTACTTTTTGTTCAGTTCTTCACAGCACCTTCCCATTTTGCCACATGCAATCTTGCTCTCCTGGCctgcaattttaatttcaacAATAAATTACCTATTTTGCTATATATATGTGCAAAGaacgaagaaaaaaaaaatcgttTACCTCTTTGTCCCAGTCACTTCGAATAGTAACTAAGGCCAGTACCAAAGTCTGGACTGCAGTTCCACCAAAAATTAACCCTGCCCATATTCCCTGATCATTCATTATTAATTCATATCAGCATTACTACCGCTTGAAGCAAATCAAATTATAACAATATGCTTAACTAATGAGAGAGATTATATTTTACCATTTATGACCGATTTAGAAACAAAAGTTTTTCCAAAATCTAACTTTTCATCTTGGTTACTAACTTTTTATTTAGCGATTGATTTAATGGCAAAATAGTATAATTTTGCTGTTGAAAATGTAGTTATTGATTTagcaatcaattttttttttttttttgtcatgaaAAGCTTATTGGCCATAAATTTTTGAGTGGCCGTTAAAATAAGTCGTTATTCAAAAAAATGATCGTAGTATTAATCTTCGCTCTGATTATGATGTATATAAAGGGTTGTACATAATTCTAGACTAATTTTTGTTTATGATTTGATTTCATCTGAAATTGTAATAATGCTGTAGAAACAAATAAGTTAGAATATATAGAACGTACCTCAACTCCAATATCAAAGACGAAACCCAACAAAAACCCAAGCGGTATACCAATTAGATAGTAGCAAATCAAGTTTATGTATGCCACATATTTTTGCCATCCTGATCCTATGGCAACCCCTGTTGAagcatgcatatatataatttagttTAGGAAAATCTATTGTTATGTATATCAATTATGATTATCAAGTTAGTCTATACACACACTTGTAAGATCAACCAATCTTTGTGTAAATTCTATATATGTTTTAGTTATAATATATAAGACAAAAAGGACATAAAAAAATGTGTCTAGTTAATATATgtgataaaatttaaagattgtaCATTACCTGACAAAACAGGTTGGATACTGTTGAGCAGAATTGTGAAGGCTAAGAGGAGTGACAACTTATTAACCTCTTTAATCACAACTATACTCGAAGAAAATATATAGCCAAATTGAGTGCGAAAGATTATAATCAAGAGCAAGAAGAAAACGCCTATTGAAAATGATTCAGCCACCGAAACCAAGGTAGCTAACTTGGCTCCTTTTCCATTCCCAGCTCCAAGCTCATTTGCAACTCTTACTCTTCAACAtccatcatcattattattctACCAAAGTTATTACAACCTTATAGAGCTTCTTAATAAAGAGGGAAGGTTAAGAAGTTAAGATACATTACCCTGTAGCAGCAAGGAATCCCATTGGAAACATCATCTGCCATACATTTATAGTCAAGCTGCCACAAAAGAAACCAAGTTAGAGAAAACAACAATCCACAAACATATTGACAAGAAGGAGCAATTTCGAGTATTTTTAGAACGGTTTTGCCAACAAATGTCTTAGAAATGCTTGTTACGTAAATTATCTATATATGttagaaaattttaatagtttttATAGATTTTCTATACagtaaatattttgaaaat
The genomic region above belongs to Arachis stenosperma cultivar V10309 chromosome 5, arast.V10309.gnm1.PFL2, whole genome shotgun sequence and contains:
- the LOC130979332 gene encoding uncharacterized protein LOC130979332 — its product is MKLGLEGAKRVKKFFYRIPVTVLQNTVKYDCFTINNDVDLQVMFLCRRQFPEVRTPELLARLVDVVSSSGGSNRNTNTVANPAGSSSRPAVASSSVPVYEPVVQHVASPSFAVDLNGIEGDESVERENLPNALVGVAPVGVGDGFLDDEEEDDVEPDMIDDDSADDIGATGPALEVGGSSSGTQQYPPHFSSLDLDAMRHEGVVGHAVGFGARDAEGTTGLTEFQVGQQFQDKDEAHLSVKTYSIRRGVQYKVVESDHRRYVGKCSEFGNGCTWLIRLSLRKRKGIWEVKRYNGPHTCLATSISSDHRSLDYHVISAFIMPMVRADASVSIKVLLNATTAHFGFRPTYRRVWMAKQKSIAIIYGDWDESYNDLPRWVLGVQLTMPGSVVVLKTTPVRVGGQVDESQAYFHRLFWTFPPCIEAFRHCKPLVSIDGTHLYGKYGGTLLIAIAQDGNSNILPVAFALVEGENAESWTFFLSHLRQHVTPQPGLLVISDRHNGIKAALEAPDGGWLPPSAYRAFCIRHVAANFALTFKGKDARRLLVNAAYAKTEVEFDYWFDILRSEDPAMCEWATGLITRCGLSIVMRGGDSVT